The Oryza brachyantha chromosome 6, ObraRS2, whole genome shotgun sequence region GAAATTTTACGGTAGTCGAAGAAGTACTCAAATgtatcattatttttaaaaaataatatatccaGATAACTAGTACATAAAGATACTGAAGTTTTATAACATGATACCTACTCGTACCTTCTTAAGGATAATAAAATTGACCAACTTGCAAGCTCTCGTGATTGCAAATAATCACCCATGGACCATCACAAACGTTTAAGTCTAAAAAAGTTGCCGTATGCAATCTCTATATTTGAACCATTAAGCAATCAGctagaatttttaatttgtagccctttgaaaaaactttaatcataaatagatttttaaaaaaacttcaacaaaaaatagacCTTTTAGCTCGACGCCAATGTTATTGGCGCCGTGGTCCAATATCTCAGCACCAAAGACGATGGCATCGACAAACTTGGTCCCCGAGACAGCTAAGTCATTGGTATGGAGAAGGACGACGCCAATGTCATTGACGGCAAGgacctattttttaaaaaaaattttggaaaaaggACCTATacgtaagaaaaaatatttataaataggttCTAAGCGCTAATGTCATTGGTGTTGAGgacctatttgtaaatattttttacagaTTAATCCTTTTGAGAACTTTTTTTACAACTAGTTTCTCGGGGCCAATAACATTGGCGCCGTCCTTCTCTACAGGACGGCACGAACATCATTGTCGCCATCCTATTCAATGATGGTGCCAATAATGTTGACGCCGTCGAaaaaatccattaaaaaaataaattttttagagttctatttataaaataagttttctaaAAGGATCAAATGTCAAAATTGCAGTCAGCGAAGCCTTTACCTTCTGCCGTGATTCGCCCGGCATTGCCCGTTCGCAACCGGGAATCCGCCTTTGCACGTCGCCCGCGGCGTGCGCGTCACATGGGGGAAGGGCCGCTTCACTTCGCGGCCAGAAGGCAGCCAGCCAGGCGGCGACATCCCCGGAGCGGCTCGATTGCTCGGCGGGGAAGTGGAGCCGgcacgcgcgccgccgccggccgggcgAACGGCCTTGttgcggccacggcggcgagaggaaCGATGGCGGGCCGTGCATTGGGCCAGGATGCCATGGTCCCGTAGACTTTTGGCATGGGCCGTATCGGCATTGGTTCGTGATGGGCGAGTCTGGTCTAATACGCGAACAGTGTACGCCGCGCGACCACATTCGCATGatttacaacttttttttataatcgGGTTGTATTGATATTTACTAACTGCCCTATACTATCGAGTTTAGTggtttgttctaaaatatttagatgatTTGTAGGCGACACTATAGAGAGAGACacatatatgtgtatactgacatgcaaactttatacataaaaaatatttatatataaaattttctattccCTAGCATTACAAAGGAAAATCGATTGACTTTGTATGTTTTAGAAGACCATGCCGATTGCTGCAAACAACTACACTACGGTATCATGATTCATATCATGTATCAAACATGATACCTTACTGGTATTAAATCTGATATCGTATCAGTACCAGATAATATCAGTTAGTAACAACTGATACcttgttattaattattaatactaAAATAGGTACTTCATACTCAAGGAGCCCTTATGCTAGCCGTTATTATATTTAAGCATTAAGTGCATTAGGTTGTCAATGCCAACCATCGGTACTAaccaatatataataatatcagGTTTAATATCATTACATATAtgacatgtataaaatatgtagttgTAGCAAGGAGACCCATGCCTTTGCATGCATCTGACCTTTTAATGCACCATGTTTAACAACGAAGTAAACACTATCAAGCACTATGATCTTCAGAGTTAAAGATGATCACCCCGTATTTGAATACATGTAGATCTGTACATTGGATTAcagaagaaatatataatcatgttAATTAGTTAAGAATAAATGGAGAGTCATGTTAATTAGTTGAGAAGAAAGAGACAGTCATGTTAATTAGTTAAAGTAGATATGCGTAGTCATGTTGTCTAATATGCCATGTCAATAGAAGTCAGAATTGATTAGAGGATACCGTGCGAGTGGATGACAATGATATCCCGTCATATagcatttctaaaaaaaaaaaagaaagtagaTCTACctgataaataaaatggatgattGTGAAAAATCTAAGCAACATACATGTAGATGGAAAatgatttgtaaatatattcttatatacgtgttattagtgatctaaaaattaagacaaaaagttttaaaaacactacattaactctaaatttaaagttcaaaatttaaattttattttctccatttcataatataagaagttttagatatgtttagatttatctattaaccaatgtatattgtttatatatatatatatctagattcattgatatctatatgaatttagaataCGCTAGAAAATTTACAGAGGTAGTCTTATAAGCGTAAATAGAATTGAAAAAGGCATGCTGCAAAATGGAAAGCAGGCATAGGTTAGTGCTCCGTTCGCGCGGACTTCCTCTCTCGCGCACGCGTTCGCGTATTAACATTTCGGTTGGGGACACGGGACACCTTTGCCcgacaccttttttttttttttatgtatccCTTCGTGTTTCGTCCATGTTGTATCAAGTTTCACTCAACAACTAACCACGAATTAGAGCACTAGAAAATGAGCAACTTCCATCTTAAACAACTAAGCAGATAACTGGCAGTTCTTTCCACCCCCAAGTCCCAATCAGACAGAAAATTAAGCCTTGGCTCCCAAAGTCAAACTTGTCAATACAACACACATTTCgctactttaaaatatatgatatatgatgtactttgttttcttgtgatataattttaactaaaaattatatagtgaTATACTCATAAGAACTTTTGAATACATATCTagcaatataaattttatttcataaaaaatatatcataaatcctaatagagtaatctttgataaatatttttttctagcaaaataaaatatgcccCACGTTTTAAAATGGATGGAGAACATATAATACATGGTGGCCCGCACATAATATGTGCGGCTAGCATCATTATATAGATTCTCTtgtcttgataataattaatttaattgttaaatcgaaattatttttttctaaatttatttttacatggaaccttatttatctatattctaAATTGCACTTGTATATAAactcttttttataataattaatttgtaatttaaattttaaatacttgtaaattgtatttatatgtagaatctttctattaattttactttttaactgaaatttagatattttcaaattatatttatagatggtctcttccctcaatatcagttactttaaatttttaatccgaaacttggtttttttctaaattatatttacacatgggctcttttattttactttatttttaattccaaaattgtatttttaattagattctagatgtttctaaattgtatttatagatgatctttttcctcaatatcaattattttaaaatttttaatcgaaACTTTGGATTTTTAGACCATACGATCTAGATATATTATAACCTAACggtgtagtttttttaaagatatataGAGTGTGTTCTTGGAAACCAATTGTAGCACCATATCGTCAAACTAATCATATTCGTATGTCGTTGATCCATGGCTGAAGCATATCTAATTACAGtactaattattttcattgtCTGACTGatactttctttttcattgtCCGATCGGTGCCTGATCTGATTGAGACATATCCGATTGTGATATGTACTTGGTCCAAAGATAATTATACTAATCTTTTCTTTATTCCAAAAGATTCGGTTGAGGTGTGATATTCCGAttgaccttttattttttttctccaattaaTCTTAGAATTTCTAAACCGTGAGAAACAACGTGAGCCTCCTTTTCctgttattttatatatataatatatagaatttatatatataatatatagaagATTATATCATGAAGCATCTGAATTTGACCCTAACAATAATGGGATACAGAGAGGACCGGGAATGTGTATTTCCAACATGAGCTGGAGCACGTACGCGTCTACGCTGCAGTTGACTCGCATTACAATATGCAGCTCCGTTCAGTTCAGCGTCGCATCAGATAACGTATCGCCGTACACAACGGCGAGCTCTTCAATCAGATCGTCCGCGGCGCGGTGGACTTGGACAGCCGTGGTCGCCGTGATGATCGTGCGGAGATGAGGGGCCAGGTCGTCGTCTCGGGAGTTCTTGTGCTGGTTTGGGTCGTCTCGCTCTGCGGCCGAGCAGCCGCGTGCGCGGAGGTGGAGAGGGAGGCGTTGCTGTCCTTCCTCGCCGCGGCCTCGCAGCGGGCAGGGGATGGCATCGTCGCCGGGTGGCGTGGTGGGTCGCCCGACTGCTGCACGTGGGACGGCGtggggtgcggcggcgacggggcggTCACGCATCTGTGGCTGCCCGGACGCGGCCTCGGCGGCACGATCTCGCCGGCGATAGCCAACCTCACCGTGCTCACGTATCTCAATCTGTCAGGCAACGGCCTCACCGGCCAGTTCCCCGAGGCGCTGTTCGTCCTGCCAAATGTCACCGTCGTCGACGTCAGCTACAACCGCCTCTCCGGCGAGCTGCCTAacgtggtggcggcgaccgcaCGCGGCGGCCTCTCGCTTCAGGTGCTCGACGTGTCGAGCAACCTCTTGGCGGGGCAGTTCCCGTCGGCGATCTGGGAGCACACGCCACGCCTCGTGTCTCTGAATGCGAGCAACAACAGCTTCCATGGTTCGATCCCATCCTTGTGCGTGAGCTGCCCGGCGCTGGCCGTTCTTGACCTCTCCGTCAACGTGCTCAGCGGGGTCATCTCCCCCGGGTTTGGCAACTGCTCGCGGCTGCGCGTTCTCAGCGCTGGCCGTAACAATCTCAGCGGCGAGCTCCCCGGCGACATGTTCGACGTGAAGACACTGCAACATCTGCAACTCCCGTCCAATCGGATAGAAGGCTCGCTTGATCCAGAGCGGATCTCGAAGCTCATCAATCTGGTCACGCTTGATGTAAGCTACAATTTGCTCACCGGCGAACTGCCGGATTCGATCAGCCGGATCTCAAAGCTGGAGGAGCTCCGGGTAGCTAATAACAACTTCACCGGAACGCTCCCGTCGGCGTTGAGCAACTGGACCAGCCTCCGGTACATCGACCTCCGGTCGAACAGCTTCGTCGGGGACCTCACGGGCGTTGACTTCTCCGGCCTCACCAACCTCACCGTCTTCGACGCGGCAgccaacaacttcaccggAACCATGCCGCCGACCATCTACACTTGCACGGCGATGAAGGCGCTGCGCGTCAGCCGCAACGTCATGGGCGGGCAGGTCGCGCCGGAGATCGGCAACCTGAAAGAGCTCCAGTTCTTCTCGTTGACCATCAACTCCTTCGTCAACATCAGCGGCATGTTCTGGAACCTCAGGGGATGCACGAGCCTCAACGCGATGCTCATGTCGTACAACTTCCGCGGCGAGGCGCTGCCGGACTTCGGCTGGGTCGGCGACCACATCAAGAACGTCCGGGTCATTGTGATGGAGAAAAGCGCGCTGACGGGCACGATCCCGGCGTGGCTGTCGAAGTTGCAGGACCTCAACATCTTGAATCTCTCCGGCAACCGCCTCACCGGCCCGATCCCCAGCTGGCTCGGTGCCATGCCGAAGCTGTACTACATAGACCTGTCGGGGAACATGCTTTCCGGGGAGATACCGCCGTCTCTGATGGCGATGCGGCTGCTGACGTCCGAGCAGGCCATGGCAGAGTTCAATCCCGGCCATCTCATACTCGCGTTCGCACTCAATCCGGACAACGGGGCGGCGAACCGGCAGGGCCGCGGGTACTACCAGCTGTCAGGCGTCGCCTTTACGCTCAATTTCAGTGACAACGGCATCACCGGCACGATCTCGCCGGAGGTAGGGAAGCTGAAGACACTGCAGGTGCTCGACGTCAGTTACAACAACCTGTCCGGCGGCATCCCTCCGGAGCTGGGCAGCCTTTCCAGGCTGGAGATTCTCGACTTGCGGTGGAACCGCCTGACGGGGACGATCCCTCCTGCACTCAAGGGGCTAAACTTCCTCGCCGTCTTCAATGTCGCACACAACGACCTCGAGGGGCCGATCCCGACGGGCGGCCAGTTCGACGCGTTCCCGCCGAAGAGCTTCAGCGAGAACCCAAAACTGTGCGGCCAGGTGATCTCTGTTTCCTGTGGCAATAGAATCAACTCGAGTGACGACGCTTCGTCCGAGGTCGGGAGGAATGTCCTGATCGCCATCGTTCTTGGAGTTTGCTTTGGCCTTGTTGCCCTCATCGTCTTCCTCGGATGCGTTGTGATCGCCGTAAGAAGAGTCGTGTGCAATGGGGCGGTCCATGACAGCGGGAAAGAACTGGAGGCGTCCGTGTTCGATTCCATGTCGGAGCTGTACGGTGACTGCTCCAAGGACACGATCTTGTTCATGTcggaggccgccggcgaggcagcGAAGAGGTTGACGTTCGCGGACATCCTTAAGGCGACCAACAACTTCAGCCCTCCGAACATCATTGGGTCGGGCGGGTACGGTCTGGTGTTCCTCGCGGAGCTGCAGGACGGCACCAGGCTCGCCGTGAAGAAGCTCAACGGCGACATGTGCCTTGTCGAGCGGGAGTTccaggcggaggtggaggcgctGTCAGCGACGCGCCACGAGAACCTCGTCCCGCTGCTGGGCTTCTGCATCCGCGGGCGGC contains the following coding sequences:
- the LOC102720059 gene encoding tyrosine-sulfated glycopeptide receptor 1-like, whose amino-acid sequence is MRGQVVVSGVLVLVWVVSLCGRAAACAEVEREALLSFLAAASQRAGDGIVAGWRGGSPDCCTWDGVGCGGDGAVTHLWLPGRGLGGTISPAIANLTVLTYLNLSGNGLTGQFPEALFVLPNVTVVDVSYNRLSGELPNVVAATARGGLSLQVLDVSSNLLAGQFPSAIWEHTPRLVSLNASNNSFHGSIPSLCVSCPALAVLDLSVNVLSGVISPGFGNCSRLRVLSAGRNNLSGELPGDMFDVKTLQHLQLPSNRIEGSLDPERISKLINLVTLDVSYNLLTGELPDSISRISKLEELRVANNNFTGTLPSALSNWTSLRYIDLRSNSFVGDLTGVDFSGLTNLTVFDAAANNFTGTMPPTIYTCTAMKALRVSRNVMGGQVAPEIGNLKELQFFSLTINSFVNISGMFWNLRGCTSLNAMLMSYNFRGEALPDFGWVGDHIKNVRVIVMEKSALTGTIPAWLSKLQDLNILNLSGNRLTGPIPSWLGAMPKLYYIDLSGNMLSGEIPPSLMAMRLLTSEQAMAEFNPGHLILAFALNPDNGAANRQGRGYYQLSGVAFTLNFSDNGITGTISPEVGKLKTLQVLDVSYNNLSGGIPPELGSLSRLEILDLRWNRLTGTIPPALKGLNFLAVFNVAHNDLEGPIPTGGQFDAFPPKSFSENPKLCGQVISVSCGNRINSSDDASSEVGRNVLIAIVLGVCFGLVALIVFLGCVVIAVRRVVCNGAVHDSGKELEASVFDSMSELYGDCSKDTILFMSEAAGEAAKRLTFADILKATNNFSPPNIIGSGGYGLVFLAELQDGTRLAVKKLNGDMCLVEREFQAEVEALSATRHENLVPLLGFCIRGRLRLLIYPYMANGSLHEWLHERRAGDAGAGAAPLLLDWRARLNMARGTSRGVLYIHEQCKPQIVHRDIKSSNILLDEAGEARVADFGLARLILPDQTHVTTELVGTPGYIPPEYGQAWVATLRGDVYSFGVVLLELLTGRRPVEEAAPPHGHQRELVRWVLQMRSQGRHTEVLDPQLRGRGNEEQQMLYALDLACLCVDSVPCRRPAIQDVVSWLDNVDSVG